One Flavobacterium cerinum genomic window, ATATAATCTATTCGAAAACAATTTAATTTTATATTAAGTAATCATTTCCTGATCGTACTATTTCTGAAATACTTCGGAATGATTTCCTTACGGAAATTCCTCATTCATTTTTTTTTCACTCGATTGAGATTAATTTTATCGGAAATCTATCAAAAACCCCGGCTATTATTTTGATATTATTTTCTGTTCTTATTCTTCTCTTTATTTTAATAAAATAAAATTACTCCGGTTTTTACATTTCAGATTACGGAAATCCGTAAAATCACAAAGAAAGGTTTTAGCGCTAAAAGCAGTAGCATATCAACGTTTCTTTACATTATTCGATGTGCTGTTTATTAGTAAATTAAAAAAAGTAGTAGATAACACAAAGCCCCTTTTCATAACGATCAGGGGCTTTTTTTAAGTAAATTAGGTGAATATAATGATTTACTTCTTTACAAATTTTGCATGAATCCCGGTAGTCGATTTTACAATATACATACCGGATGCCAACGAACCGATGTTAATGGTATTACTACCCGATTTTAACGATTCATGACGGATTATTTTTCCTGTCATATCCAGAATAATAATTTCATCTGCTTCTTTTATTTCAATAAATAACTGATCTACGGCCGGATTCGGGTAAAGATTCCATTTATTTTGTTCGAATTCTTCGCTACCTAATGTTGTAACCGACACACATTCTGATGTTTTAGTACAACCATTTTGTGTAATCATAACAGCATAAGAACCACTTGCTGTTGGTGTAAAAGAATCATTTACAGCACCGTTAACCGGTTGGTTTCCATTACAATTGATCCATTGGTATGTAGCTCCGGTTGCAGAAGCGGTAATCGTATTCCCCTGAATTGTCACTCCGGTATTAATAGTCGTTACCGTTACCGTCATTGTTGTTGTCACAGCGCATTGTCCTGCATTTGGCGTAAAAGTATATGTTGTTGTGGCAGTATTATTAATTGTCGGACTCCAGATACCGCTAATTCCGTTTGTAGCATTTGAAGGCAATGTAAAAGTACCTCCGGAGCAAATGGCAGGAATCGGTGTAAATGTAGGGACAACAGGTGTTGTAACGTTCATCGCAACCGAATTACTGATCGCTGTTACCGGTGATGCACAAGCCGCATTACTTGTCATTTCACAGGTAACGATACTTCCATTTGCGAGGGTAGTTGTTGTATAAGTAGCCTGATTTGTACCGACTATATTTCCATTCACTTTCCACTGGTATGAAGGTGATGTTCCGCCATTGGTTGGTACAGCTGTAAATACAACACTAGTCCCCGCGCAAATTGAAGTGGTAGTAGTACTGATTGTAACGGAAGGTGTACAAGTAGCCGGTGCCGGTCCGGTAAGACAAATTGAAAATGTACCGGTCGTTAGTGTTTCACCTGCATTAATTACTCTGACATAATATTCCTGTCCGATAATAAGGTTGGTTGCGGAATAACTTTCAGAAGTTCCGAATGAAGCATTTGCGCAAGCCATACTCGTTCCGTTACAACCGCCTTGCAGTAACTGAATCGCAGGATTGGTCCCGGATTGGGCTGAAATCGCAACCGACATCGTGGTGGCAGTAGCTGTAAATTTATACCAAACATCCTGCACTGCATTCGGGTAGCTCGACGCACAAGAGGCTGCTCCGCCATCGTTTAACGCGCCGCTAAACGTTCCTGAAATATTAGTACAGGTTGCATTTGGCGTTAAGGTTGTCGCATTGGCACAAAGATCATTTGCAGGAGTCGGATAATTGGTCAAACAAATCGTAAAGGTTCCTGTAGTTAATTGGTCTGCGCCGTTAATTACACGAACATAATACTCCTGACCCGGAATAAATATATTACCAAAATAGCTTTCCGAGGTACTATACGAAAAATTTCGACAAGCAATGATCGTTCCGTTACAACTACCTTGCAGAATCTGAATCGCCGGATCATTTCCGGATTGCGCAGAAATTGCAATCGCCATTGTAGGATGCGTTGCTGTAAATTTATACCAAACATCTTGTACTGCATTTGGATAGTTAGGTGCACAAGATACAGCTCCGCCATCGTTTAACGATCCGCTAAACGTTCCTGAAATATTGTTACACGTTGCATTTGGTGTTAAGGTTGTCGCATTGGCACAAAGATCATTTGCAGGGGTCGGATAATTGGTCAAACAAATCGTAAAGGTTCCTGTAGTTAATTGGTCTGCGCCGTTAATTACACGAACATAATACTCCTGACCCGGAATAAAGATGTTATTAAAATAACTTTCGGAGGTACTATACGAAGCATTTCGACAAGCAATGATCGTTCCGTTACAACTACCTTGCAGAATCTGAATCGCCGGATCATTTCCGGATTGCGCTGAAATTGCAATCGCCATTGTAGGATGCGTCGCTGTAAATTTATACCAAACATCTTGTACTGCATTCGGATAGTTAGGTGCACAAGATACGGCTCCGCCATCGTTTAATGCACCGCTAAAGGTTCCTGAAATATTGGTACACGTTGCATTTGGTGTTAAGGTTGTCGCATTGGCACAAAGGTCATTTGTCGGAGTCGGATAATTGGTCAAACAAATCGTAAAGGTTCCTGTAGTTAATTGGTCTGCGCCGTTAATTACACGAACATAATACTCCTGACCCGGAATAAAGATGTTATTAAAATAACTTTCGGCTGTTCCGTATGACACATTTCGACAAGCGATAATTGTTCCGTTACAACTACCTTGCAGAATCTGAATCGCCGGATCATTCCCCGATTGCGCTGAAATTGCAATCGCCATTGTAGGATGCGTCGCTGTAAATTTATACCAAACATCTTGCACCGCATTCGGATAGCTCGACGCACAAGAGGCTGCTCCGCCATCGTTTAACGCTCCGCTAAACGTTCCTGAAATATTGGTACACGTTGCATTTGGTGTTAATGTTGTCGCATTCGCACAAAGATCATTTGCAGGAGTCGGATAATTGGTCAAACAAATAGTGAAGGTTCCTGTAGTTAATTGGTCTGCGCCGTTAATTACCCGAACATAATACTCCTGACCCGGAATAAAGATGTTATTAAAATAACTTTCGGCTGTTCCGTATGACACATTTCGACAAGCGATAATTGTTCCGTTACAACTACCTTGCAGAATCTGAATCGCCGGATCATTCCCCGATTGCGCTGAAATTGCAATCGCCATTGTAGGATGCGTCGCTGTAAATTTATACCAAACATCTTGCACCGCATTCGGATAGCTCGACGCACAAGAGGCTGCTCCGCCATCGTTTAACGCTCCGCTAAACGTTCCTGAAATATTGGTACACGTTGCATTTGGTGTTAATGTTGTCGCATTCGCACAAAGATCATTTGCAGGAGTCGGATAATTGGTCAAACAAATAGTGAAGGTTCCTGTAGTTAATTGGTCTGCGCCGTTAATTACACGAACATAATACTCCTGACCCGGAATAAAGATGTTATTAAAATAACTTTCGGCTGTTCCGTATGACACATTTCGACAAGCGATAATTGTTCCGTTACAACTACCTTGCAGAATCTGAATCGCCGGATCATTCCCCGATTGCGCTGAAATTGCAATCGCCATTGTAGGATGCGTCGCTGTAAATTTATACCAAACATCTTGCACCGCATTCGGATAGCTCGACGCACAGGAGGCTGCTCCGCCATCGTTTAACGCACCGCTAAAGGTTCCTGATATATTGGTACACGTTGCATTTGGCGTTAAGGTTGTCGCATTGGCACAAAGGTCATTTACAGGAGTCGGATAATTGGTCAAACAAATAGTAAAGGTTCCTGTAGTTAATTGCTCTACAGCATTAATTACACGGACATAATATTCCTGACCCGGAATAAATATAGTACCAAAATAGTTTTCGGCTGTTCCGTATGACACATTTCGACAAGCAATGATCGTTCCGTTACAACTGCCTTGTAGAATCTGAATCGCCGGATTATTCCCTGATTGCGCAGAAATTGCAATCGCCATTGTAGGATCCGTAGCCGTAAATTTATACCAAACATCTTGTAAAGCTCCGGGAGCAGTATTGGCACAAGACGGAATTCCGCCATCGTTTAACGCGCCGCTAAACGTTCCTGAAATATTGTTACAGGTTGCATTTGGTGTTAATGTTGTTGCATTCGCACAAAGATCATTTGCAGGAGCCGGATATTTCGTTAAGCAAATAGAGAAAGTCCCGTTTGATAGTTGCGCTAACGCATTTACAACCCGTATATAATATTGTTGTCCCGGAACAAAATTGGTATTAACATAACTTTCAAGTGTTCCGCCGGAATAATTGGAACATGTCATTACAGTACCGTTACAACTGCCTTGAAAAACCTGAATGGCCGGGTTGATTCCCGATTGCGCCAAAACGGTAATCCCCATCATTCCATCGGTTGCAGTAAATTTATACCAGACATCCTGCATGGCTGACGTAGCACAGGACGGTGCCGAACCGCTAAGGGTACTACCGCTAAAAGTCCCGCTACTATAATTACATGTAGTTCCGGGAATCAGTTCAATGGCATTAGAACATTCATCATTTGCATAAGATGTTAGTTGCCAAAACGAGATAAAAAATAACAAAAAGTACTTCATCATATAAAACGCATTGATTTTAAATAATTGATCATGCCGGCAAATATAAATTGCCGGCAATTACAGGCCATGTACTTATGTTGCGGTATTGTGTATTATTGTTGCAAACCCTGTAAAATCAAGGTTTAACCGTATACTGACTCGGACTTTTTCCAAAATATTCCGTAAACGATTTGGTAAAATAAGATTGGCTGTTAAAGCCGCATTTGTATGCAATTTCAGTAATGTTTCCTTCGTTTTTCAACAAAAGATCTTTGGCTTTTTCCAATCGGATCATACTGATAAAACCGGTGGTTGAAAATCCGGTTAATGCTGTTAATTTTCGATGGAGCTGACTTCTGCTGACAGCCATATCATCGGATAATTCAGTTACGGAATATTCGCTGTTATCAATATTACGAATGATTTGTTCGATTACTTTATTGACATAAGCATTTTGACTTCTGATTCGTTCTTCAAATGTCTTTTCCGAATTAATCGAAGCTTTATAGTTTTCCTTATTACGTTGTACGGTTGTAAATAAATTTCGAATGGTTAGTTTTAATTCTTCCGGCAAAAAAGGTTTAGCAATATAAGCATCCGCTCCGTGATGCAATCCTTCCAGCTTACTCTCCAATGATCCTTTAGCAGAAAATAAGATAACCGGAAGATGGCTGCTCAACTCATTTGATCGAATATCACGCAATAATTCAATTCCGTCTTTTTCCGGCATCATCACATCCGAAAGCACAATATCCGGTAAATTTTCCCGAATTGCCTCCATTGCTAATTGTCCGTTTTGAACATGAACAACTGTAAAACTATCCTTTAAAACTGAAATCGTAAATGCAGCTGTATCCGCGTCATCTTCCGCCAGTAATAACACCGGTAAAACCGAAAGCGGTGAAGTCGTAATTGTTTCTTCTGATTTTATGATCTCCTTTACCGGGATAGTCGCCACGAATGTCGTACCGGATGCGCTGCTTTGAAAATGGATCATCCCTCCTGCCAATTCAACCAGCTCTTTAACTAGAGACAAACCGATTCCTGTACCTTCGATACCTGAAGCCTGTTTTCCTCTGAAAAAACGACGGAATACCTGTTTCTGTTCCTTTTTTGGAATACCAGGACCATTATCACTTACTTCAATGATAATAGTATTCGCTTCCTCATGTGTATTAACCTGAATCTTTGATTTCGGCGGACAATATTTTACTGCATTCCCAACCAGATTGGCGACTATTTTTTCCACTACATTGGATGGAAATGCGTAGTTTTTCTCCGTATTCCGATTATGCTCCCGAATAATTTCTATGGCTTTAGATTCGGCTTCACCGGTAAAACTGTTGATGATGTTTTCGACAAAATCTGCAATATTACCCGTGATATAATGCAACTGATAACGACCTCTTTTAAGCTTCGACACATCCAGTAATTCATTAACCAGATAAATCAGTTTTTTAGAATTTCGTTCGATCAGGGATAATTCTTCTTGATATGCTGTTCCCGAATGTTGTTTTATGACCTGAACCGGACCATCGATCAACGTAAGTGGTGTTCGGATTTCATGAACGATATTTTCAAATAAGCGTAGCTTTTCCTGTTCGATTTTCTGGTTGGTTTTCTTTCTCAAAAACAGTAAATAAGCCGCAAATCCGGCTACGATAAATAGCGTAATTGCGCCAAATAACACTATAATATTCTGATTTTTGGCTTTTTCGATTTCCTGTTTATTCAACTGGATTTCCTTTTCTTTCTTTTCGCTTTGGTATTTGATTTCCAGTTCTTCAATCTCTTTTTGTTTGGCTACTGAAAACAAGCGTTGTCGCGTTTCATTTTCCAGGTTTTTATAATAATACGCGTTTTTAAAATCGTTTACGCTATCATATAACGCACTGATACGCTGATATAAAGTCGGTTTATATTGATCCTCCGGACGCAATTCGTTTATTGCGATTGCCTTTTTCATATAAGCAATTGCCGTAGCATAATCTTTTTTGCTCTGGTAATATTCTCCAATATTCTGAGTTGCATTCATCATAGTCAGATAATCCTTTTGTTTTGATGATGCCTCCAGACTTTTCCGGTAATAATAGATACAGGAATCCGGTTTTATGGTCTGATAAGCTGCTCCCAATGAATTGTAAACAGTTGCCAGATATTGTTGTTGTTTTTCCTTTAAAAGGGTCTTTTCGGCATCTTTCAGTGTTTTTATCGCTTCATTAAACGATTTGTTGGTTATTTGCAATACGGCAAGATTTGCTGAAATAAAAGCGTAATACTGATAATCATTCGCCTCTTTTTTGGACTGAGCTGCCTTTTTCAGGTAAAATTCGGCTTTTTGCAAGTTGTTCTGATAAAAGTAACAAACCGCAATACCGTTATAAATGGTACCGCATAGCGATTTTTCATCGTGTTTTTCAGCCAACTCCAATCCTTTCAGATAAGCTGAAATAGCTTGTTTCATATGATTTTGCTTCTGATATACTTCTCCGGTTTTTGCGTAAGACCGAATAACAAGCGAGGGATTATTTTCTTTTTCACCGATCGTGCGGGCAATCTGACTATAATACAAACAGGAATCTACATTAATCTCCAGATAATGATGGGCAAGTTGTATGCTCAAATCACCTTTCCGGATACTTTCTGCTTTTTGAAACAGACTTCGTAATGAATCGGCTGTATTCTGACTATAGCCTTCTTTAGAGAAGAGAAATGATAAAGCTAATACGAGAAAAAGTTTTTTTTTTGTCATAATTGTATAACAATAATGGGCGTTATTTTTTCAATTGTACTTTCTTTTATCCCATTAATGAGACAAATACGGACAAATATATACTTTTATAGTAAATCATTCGTTTTGATTATCTTAATTAACGGTGACAAAAAACGGACTGTAATTTCCTTTTACGCTATTATTCCCGATGTATTTGTAAATTGCACGATCCGTTTGTCCGAACGAAATCTCAACCGTTTCCAACAAGGATTTATACCATTTGAGAGCATGAAAAATAACAAAAAACGATTTATCGCTACTTCCACCTTACTAATTCTATTTTTAGGAATGTTATTTTCCGGTTGTAAAAAAAAGGATTTTAACGAATACCGTTCTTTTTATCGCGCCGTACACCAAAATGATACCGCATTATTATCCATCGAAACCCATGAGGATCGGTTTTACGGGCATTATCAGATTTATTACGGAAGTCGGGCGGTTAAAGATTCCGGTAGTATTGAAGGCGTTATTAACGGGGATACATTACGCGCTAAATACCGATATCGTTCTTTCGGAGGCGGCATTAATGTTGTTCCGGTTATTTTTCTAAAACGCAATGACAAACTGATATTAGGCAGTGGTATTGCCGCCAGTTATATGAATTTTGTCTACTACAAACCCGAGTTTCCGATTGATTTTGACAACTCTAAATTTATTTTTGATCCGGTTAAGGAATCTGAAATAAAATAAGTTATCCCAAATCGCATAGCGACAATTTAAAATTTCTCACTTAATTGAAAAAAAGTGGCAAGGTTTTAGTTATTTCGAAAATGTCTTGAAAATAAAGGCTCCGGACACGGTATACCCAATAACTTTAACCCTATTAAAATGTACTATGATCAGATATTATTTTAAATTTCTTACTGCACTACTCTTTATAACTTCCGTTAATACCTATGGTCAGCTTTATGACATTTTTCAAGTCACAAACATTGAAAAATTTCAGGGCAAAAACTTTACACTGGAAGGAAAAATCTATTACAAAGATGCCATCACAAATGATTCCTGGTTAGTTTTGGCCGCACTTTCGGTGGATGATAAAGGAAAAGTAATAAAGGCTCCGATCTATAATGATAATGCAGGTGACTATTATAAAAAAGGAGAATGGAGTTCGTATCAGCTTAAAGGCAAAATCGAAAAAAAAGCAACCTATTTGGCTGTCGGTATTACCATTGCCGGTAACGGAAGCTATTATTTAGATGATTTTAAACTTTTTGTTGGCGACGGAAAAAACCGAATTGAAATTCCTTTAGCGAATGCGGGTTTTGAAAACGATTCACTAACCAATTGGCAAAACCGGAATTTCGACAAAAACACTACGATTTTGCCGTCAAAAGAAATGGCTTTTACGGGCGCTCAATCTTTGTTTATTGACAACTCAAAAGTTGTAGCTGCGCCAACATTGGGAAATAATCCGGAAGTGGGAAAATACATGGATGTGAACGGGATTAAACTCTATTATGAAATTTACGGAGAAGGCGAACCGCTTTTATTGATTCACGGGAATAATTCTTCAATGGGCCGTTTTGACAAACAACTGGAGGCGCTGACCAAGAAGTATAAAGTAATTGCACTGGACAGCCGCGGACAAGGAAAATCTACAGATGATCAAACTAAAATAACGTATGAACTGATGGCCGGGGATATTGCTGTTTTCTTAGAAAAATTGCAACTCAAAAAAGTAAATATATTGGGTTGGAGTGATGGCGGAAATATTGCAGTTATTCTTGGTATGTTACATCCTGATAAAGTAAATAAAATGGCTATTATGGGAACCGTTTTATATAACAATGACAGTTCTGTAACGTCCGAAACGAATAAATTACTTCATCAACAAGTAAAAGAAATGACAAATCGAGGCGTTTCTGAGACCAGTATGGATTATCGCCTAAAAATGCTTTTACTAACAGAACCGAACATCAATCCGGATGCTTTAGAAAAAATACAGGCGCCAACATTAGTCATGGCCGGTGAGCATGATGTGGTTAAGGAAAAACACACCAAACTGATTGCTGCCAAAATACCGAATAGTCAATTGGTTATTTTCAAAGGAGCTGATCACGAAGCACCTGCTAAGATTCCGCAGCTATTTAATGAAACCGTTTTAAAGTTTTTTGACTCGCCTGTTAAATAAAAACAGATAAAAGCCTCGAAATCATATGACTTCGGGGCTTTTTTTATCCTCTTTTATTATTTGCTGAAAATAAGCATCTAATTGTACATTGATATCTTGCAAAAATTTACTCATCGGACGTTTATGAATTCCTTTTTCCTGATCATAGGTTCCCAATATAATACGTTCTTCAATTGTAGTGTTGGTAAATATTCCGGAGAAAGAAGCGGAAAGTTTGTCTTTATAGGTTTCCGAATATTTTATTTTTCGGGTAATCAACTCTTCTACCAAATCGATTTGTGTATTATAAATCCCTTTTATATCATAGCGATCAGCTAATTTGGTCATTCCATCCGGATAAGTATGATTGTCTATAAAATCAATTTCCAATGGTTTTTGATGAAGTAAAAAAGAACTTAACGTGCGTTCGACTATCTTAAATGTAAATTTATTTGTCCATTTATCGGTATCACTCGCTAAAAAATCAATTCCGATTTCTTGATTTCTTTTAATCAAATTGCATCCGGAACAGATCGGCAAAAGGTTATACAGCGAAATACTTAAGCCCGGATATTTTTCTTTCGGAAAATAATGATCAAACTGAAATTTAGCGCTGTATCTTTTCTGGACGCTATTTCCTTTTTTGTTCTTTTTTTCCGGTTGAACGGATAAAGCATATTGGGCATTACAGATATAACAGGTTTTGATTCCGATTTTGGGATATACTTTCCGAATTGCATTTTTCCCTTTGGTTTTGTAATTCAAAATCGCCATTATTTCATTATGAAATGCTTTTTTTCTTTTGTTTTCTCTGCATGTTTTACAATCGCCGCAATCTTTTTTATCCTTTACAAAATCACATCGACCGTTATCAAACTGTACCGTACAATTATCAAATTGTTTTTTAAAGACCGGCAGTTTTTTTTCATCTGCCATTACGATATTTTTTAAAACGGTTTGGGAAGAAAAAATAGCAATAAAGCTGTTGAAATCCGGGTATTTCTTTTCTAATCCTGTAATTCGGCCGAATAATTCAGCATAATCAAAGGCTTTTGCATATTCGTTTTTTATTGCTTTAAATTTAGAAAAATCAATCGGCCCCACTAGTTCTTTAATTTGGCATTAATTACTGCTAATTCTCTTTTCAATTCGATTTGTCGTTTTTTCAATACCAAAAAATCAGCGAATTTAGATTCTAATAATGACAGCACCGAATTCTTTATTACCGGTTCTCCGATAAGGTTAATTTGCGCTAGCAAATGTTCGTATTTACCATTATCTAATTGATTATCTTTCAGTTTATTAATTTTTTCAATTAGTTTAAGGATACAGTTTTTCGCAAATTCACCCATAAATCCGTTTAAAAAAAAATCGTTGGCTAATAAATCATGAATATTGGCTCCAAAAGTTTGTTCAAATTGTTTGGATGACGGTTTCCCCTCTTCTATTCTAAGAATATTTTGATTGGGTATATCTGAAAGAATAAAAGGCGAATGGGTTGCCAATAGTATATTAAAATTTTTCAGGCTTCCGGTAGCGGCATTTTTTTTAATTTCCGAAAGTAAATCCTGTATTAGTTTTTTCTGATATTCCGGATGATAGTACAGTTCTACCTCATCGAGTATAATCGTGACATAATTGTATTTTTTAATCCGTGATTTATTTACGGGATGTATCGTTTTTAGATTATTGATATGGTAAATTATGGTATTGATATTAAAAATATACTGTTGTTCGCCGGAGCTTAAATCGGATAGTTTAACCCGTTGCTTTTCTTTTTCAAATTCGATATCAATTGTAAACAACGCCGGAAAAAGATAGCGAATCAGTTCTTCTGTTCCTTTTGATTGCAGATTAAATCTCTTTTCTACAAAATCGATCCATTCTCTTAATTCCTGTTCCGACAAATGAATTTCTTTTTGCGTATTCCAGCTTTTCAAAAAATTCAGGTGCGTTACCAAAACATCATAATGCAGTAAAAAGTTATAGGTCTGATTGAATTTTCTTGAAATATGAGAATTTGAAACCAGTAAAAATTCTTTTGTTTTATTGAGCTGCCATTCATCTGTATCCGTTATTTCAAACGGGTAATGTTTACCTGAAAAATCATCGGCTTCATAAAAATGTTTCATATAAGTATTCGAAATACTACGCATTTTTTTGATTAGATACCCCATACAAAAACTTAGTATGTGTTCGTCTTTTTTTAACTGAAAGCGGTTTGGAAACGGAGCATTTGCTAAAAAGTTTAAAAAAGCCTCTTTATTTTTATAAGTAACCGTTTCATGAAACGGATAAATAATATCTGATTTTCGTTTTAAGATAAACTTTTTAAAGGTATATTTTCCGAGAATACTGGCTTTCGAATCAGTTTTGTATTGTTCAATTATGGTGTAAACGAGACGATCGGTTGCCAGTTCCTGCTCGGCATTTATATCAATATTCCCTTTTCTGCGATAAGGATTAATTACAATCGGAGT contains:
- a CDS encoding alpha/beta fold hydrolase, with the protein product MIRYYFKFLTALLFITSVNTYGQLYDIFQVTNIEKFQGKNFTLEGKIYYKDAITNDSWLVLAALSVDDKGKVIKAPIYNDNAGDYYKKGEWSSYQLKGKIEKKATYLAVGITIAGNGSYYLDDFKLFVGDGKNRIEIPLANAGFENDSLTNWQNRNFDKNTTILPSKEMAFTGAQSLFIDNSKVVAAPTLGNNPEVGKYMDVNGIKLYYEIYGEGEPLLLIHGNNSSMGRFDKQLEALTKKYKVIALDSRGQGKSTDDQTKITYELMAGDIAVFLEKLQLKKVNILGWSDGGNIAVILGMLHPDKVNKMAIMGTVLYNNDSSVTSETNKLLHQQVKEMTNRGVSETSMDYRLKMLLLTEPNINPDALEKIQAPTLVMAGEHDVVKEKHTKLIAAKIPNSQLVIFKGADHEAPAKIPQLFNETVLKFFDSPVK
- a CDS encoding hybrid sensor histidine kinase/response regulator transcription factor gives rise to the protein MTKKKLFLVLALSFLFSKEGYSQNTADSLRSLFQKAESIRKGDLSIQLAHHYLEINVDSCLYYSQIARTIGEKENNPSLVIRSYAKTGEVYQKQNHMKQAISAYLKGLELAEKHDEKSLCGTIYNGIAVCYFYQNNLQKAEFYLKKAAQSKKEANDYQYYAFISANLAVLQITNKSFNEAIKTLKDAEKTLLKEKQQQYLATVYNSLGAAYQTIKPDSCIYYYRKSLEASSKQKDYLTMMNATQNIGEYYQSKKDYATAIAYMKKAIAINELRPEDQYKPTLYQRISALYDSVNDFKNAYYYKNLENETRQRLFSVAKQKEIEELEIKYQSEKKEKEIQLNKQEIEKAKNQNIIVLFGAITLFIVAGFAAYLLFLRKKTNQKIEQEKLRLFENIVHEIRTPLTLIDGPVQVIKQHSGTAYQEELSLIERNSKKLIYLVNELLDVSKLKRGRYQLHYITGNIADFVENIINSFTGEAESKAIEIIREHNRNTEKNYAFPSNVVEKIVANLVGNAVKYCPPKSKIQVNTHEEANTIIIEVSDNGPGIPKKEQKQVFRRFFRGKQASGIEGTGIGLSLVKELVELAGGMIHFQSSASGTTFVATIPVKEIIKSEETITTSPLSVLPVLLLAEDDADTAAFTISVLKDSFTVVHVQNGQLAMEAIRENLPDIVLSDVMMPEKDGIELLRDIRSNELSSHLPVILFSAKGSLESKLEGLHHGADAYIAKPFLPEELKLTIRNLFTTVQRNKENYKASINSEKTFEERIRSQNAYVNKVIEQIIRNIDNSEYSVTELSDDMAVSRSQLHRKLTALTGFSTTGFISMIRLEKAKDLLLKNEGNITEIAYKCGFNSQSYFTKSFTEYFGKSPSQYTVKP
- a CDS encoding AAA family ATPase; the protein is MNGFRLLAIRPLTGTNKKFKKNLQDQIIYKFYQDFLFVDEHNVEISEINGNTATNTVSVIQPDTITPDIYSSDGIHFNVAAIVGPNGSGKSSLIDFYNLILYYLSCYHLGTMTSTSQQLFKDLRYLVHFVKEYYNEILPFLQDKQKAGTRFSILFRSLNENNLIPVAEKLISQLQIWNSDSLLDCKISDSTAKCYSVLWRYYVEAGKNYDIKINPESHNIDFLYKELNESFINQLQSLLTRYKTEVKFEIKIKEELNFQLFYQIDHEIYRIEKINHHVQIPKGNRFYTILLNYAHYSMNSDHLGDWIFKLLHKNDGYQTPIVINPYRRKGNIDINAEQELATDRLVYTIIEQYKTDSKASILGKYTFKKFILKRKSDIIYPFHETVTYKNKEAFLNFLANAPFPNRFQLKKDEHILSFCMGYLIKKMRSISNTYMKHFYEADDFSGKHYPFEITDTDEWQLNKTKEFLLVSNSHISRKFNQTYNFLLHYDVLVTHLNFLKSWNTQKEIHLSEQELREWIDFVEKRFNLQSKGTEELIRYLFPALFTIDIEFEKEKQRVKLSDLSSGEQQYIFNINTIIYHINNLKTIHPVNKSRIKKYNYVTIILDEVELYYHPEYQKKLIQDLLSEIKKNAATGSLKNFNILLATHSPFILSDIPNQNILRIEEGKPSSKQFEQTFGANIHDLLANDFFLNGFMGEFAKNCILKLIEKINKLKDNQLDNGKYEHLLAQINLIGEPVIKNSVLSLLESKFADFLVLKKRQIELKRELAVINAKLKN
- a CDS encoding T9SS type A sorting domain-containing protein, which codes for MMKYFLLFFISFWQLTSYANDECSNAIELIPGTTCNYSSGTFSGSTLSGSAPSCATSAMQDVWYKFTATDGMMGITVLAQSGINPAIQVFQGSCNGTVMTCSNYSGGTLESYVNTNFVPGQQYYIRVVNALAQLSNGTFSICLTKYPAPANDLCANATTLTPNATCNNISGTFSGALNDGGIPSCANTAPGALQDVWYKFTATDPTMAIAISAQSGNNPAIQILQGSCNGTIIACRNVSYGTAENYFGTIFIPGQEYYVRVINAVEQLTTGTFTICLTNYPTPVNDLCANATTLTPNATCTNISGTFSGALNDGGAASCASSYPNAVQDVWYKFTATHPTMAIAISAQSGNDPAIQILQGSCNGTIIACRNVSYGTAESYFNNIFIPGQEYYVRVINGADQLTTGTFTICLTNYPTPANDLCANATTLTPNATCTNISGTFSGALNDGGAASCASSYPNAVQDVWYKFTATHPTMAIAISAQSGNDPAIQILQGSCNGTIIACRNVSYGTAESYFNNIFIPGQEYYVRVINGADQLTTGTFTICLTNYPTPANDLCANATTLTPNATCTNISGTFSGALNDGGAASCASSYPNAVQDVWYKFTATHPTMAIAISAQSGNDPAIQILQGSCNGTIIACRNVSYGTAESYFNNIFIPGQEYYVRVINGADQLTTGTFTICLTNYPTPTNDLCANATTLTPNATCTNISGTFSGALNDGGAVSCAPNYPNAVQDVWYKFTATHPTMAIAISAQSGNDPAIQILQGSCNGTIIACRNASYSTSESYFNNIFIPGQEYYVRVINGADQLTTGTFTICLTNYPTPANDLCANATTLTPNATCNNISGTFSGSLNDGGAVSCAPNYPNAVQDVWYKFTATHPTMAIAISAQSGNDPAIQILQGSCNGTIIACRNFSYSTSESYFGNIFIPGQEYYVRVINGADQLTTGTFTICLTNYPTPANDLCANATTLTPNATCTNISGTFSGALNDGGAASCASSYPNAVQDVWYKFTATATTMSVAISAQSGTNPAIQLLQGGCNGTSMACANASFGTSESYSATNLIIGQEYYVRVINAGETLTTGTFSICLTGPAPATCTPSVTISTTTTSICAGTSVVFTAVPTNGGTSPSYQWKVNGNIVGTNQATYTTTTLANGSIVTCEMTSNAACASPVTAISNSVAMNVTTPVVPTFTPIPAICSGGTFTLPSNATNGISGIWSPTINNTATTTYTFTPNAGQCAVTTTMTVTVTTINTGVTIQGNTITASATGATYQWINCNGNQPVNGAVNDSFTPTASGSYAVMITQNGCTKTSECVSVTTLGSEEFEQNKWNLYPNPAVDQLFIEIKEADEIIILDMTGKIIRHESLKSGSNTINIGSLASGMYIVKSTTGIHAKFVKK